The Halomonas elongata DSM 2581 DNA segment TCGATGGTCCAGTGCCGCGTATATGACCGCCCGAGACCGGGCAGGCGAAAGCCGAACATCGGCGAGACATACTCGCACGCCACCGCCAGCGCCCAGAGGACGAGGCGTGTCGGCCCTTCCACCAGGCCGCCCGCCAGCCAGAACACGGCACCGATGCATGCCCAGCCCAGAATGCGCTGATAGTTTGCCGTCAGATCCGCGAGGGCATGCCCTCGCAGACTCAGCAGGATGAACAGCGACCGCCCCACCTGCATCGCTGCGAAACACCCGGCGAATATCAAGCCCCGATCGCCGAACGCCTCCGGCAATGCCGCCGCCATCATCAACGCCAGGGCCATGGTGACGAACAGCACCAGTCGAATGGGCGTGGTATCAGGATCGAACCAGTTGGTCATCCAGCCGCTGTACTGCCAGCCCAGCCAGACCGCGAACCACAACAGCAGCGCCTGCGCCGCGCCCAGCAGGCTCAAGTGTTCCAGCAGGAAATGTGAGACCTGGATGATGGCGAAGACATAGATCAGGTCGAACAACAGCTCGACGTAGCTGACGGCGGCCTCGTGCCCATCACGGGGTCGCATCAAGGGATGGGGACGTTCCGATGTCATGCAGGCTCCCGATAACGCTATAAACGAAAGAGGATGTCATGCCGGTGCGGCGGTCCCTCATGGAGGCGGCGGCACACGACGCCCGAGCCGCCACCACGCCAGCCCGACAGGGATGACGAACAGCACGGCATGAATCGCCAGTTCCTCGCCGAGCGCGTACCCGTGCGAAAGCCCGATGACGAGATTCCAGCCACAGGCCAGCAGCCAGACCAGCGAGAAGGCCACCGCCGCCGGGCGCCTGTGCGCTCGCGGACAATAGCGGGCCAGCAGCCACACCGCCACGATGCCTATCAACAGAATCAACA contains these protein-coding regions:
- a CDS encoding low temperature requirement protein A, producing the protein MTSERPHPLMRPRDGHEAAVSYVELLFDLIYVFAIIQVSHFLLEHLSLLGAAQALLLWFAVWLGWQYSGWMTNWFDPDTTPIRLVLFVTMALALMMAAALPEAFGDRGLIFAGCFAAMQVGRSLFILLSLRGHALADLTANYQRILGWACIGAVFWLAGGLVEGPTRLVLWALAVACEYVSPMFGFRLPGLGRSYTRHWTIEGGHLIERCALFMIIALGETILITGATLAGAGTWSGGTLLAFGVAFLETVAMWWVYFHIAIRDASRVITESDDPGRIGAYFHYVHVIILGSVILCAVGSELVIAHPVGHLTTTVTSVLLAGPMAFLAGMAIYKFVVYGRPPLSHLVGLLLMPALLIPLTVAHSALLLQGASAVLLLGVGTWEMLSRQGALRI